In Onychostoma macrolepis isolate SWU-2019 chromosome 17, ASM1243209v1, whole genome shotgun sequence, the DNA window TGGCCGAGCACCACTGCACAAGTAAATATAATAATGCGTGACATTTACAAGGGATATTTTGCAGGCACAACCTTTCTTGGATGTTTATTACTACAAAAacgagaacacacacacacaccaggtgGGTAAATTTCAAGCCAACGGGTAACCTTTGAAAGCAGGAAGAAAATGTCAATATCTCTGCTGCAAAACAAAGAGACGTTGCAAACATTTTCAGGTGATGTGACAGGAACTATAATGACGTAAAGGTTAGTACTCACTTTATAAGAGTAGGGCATTTTGCTGAGGTCAATTCCATCCTTCACCAGCTTATCCCTTATCATTATCTTCAGCTTGAGTTTAGGATACACCACCGGCTCTTGTGGTTCTCTAGAGCTTTGATGTCATTGGAGAGTCCGATCCTGGGCCTGTCCCAAGTAGAACTGACCCAAGACTTGGTGCATTTCTGTTTGCAGTCACTAATTTGAGGGCATGTGCCATGTGGAAGCGGTTCAAGGGTGAAATACAGTCCCGGTGCCGTCTTCTTGTCTTCATCTCGGAGTCTCTCCACGGCCCGGAGAACCTTTTCCCGGTGATGTGGAGTGAAGACACCGATGGCATCCAGGTCAGGGTCTCCTATCTGTTTGCACACCTCCAGGTCATCATAACCATTGTCAACAAATGACTCCACATACTGACACAGCTGGAGGGTTTTTAGCCACTCGTAGACGATAGTGGGTCCGTTGCTCATCCTTCCCAAATCAGAAGACATTCCCAAAGTCCATTCCCAAGTGCATATAATACATTCTTCCCATCATCAGTGCTGAAAATATCAACACTGGCAGTCCATCAATAGTAAACAAGACTTTCCAGTGCTGAATTCACTAATAAAAGGCAGAAAAAACGAGCCTAAACATATGAGGAAATAGTAAATCtcaaataaattttggtttcaGTGCAAAAAATCCATGTAAACAAAGTTTAAAGTGCATCACATTCACCTCAGTAGCTTGATAACCTGCCGTGTCATATCGAATATGAAATGAATACAAGCTTTAGCATATGAAAATCCCTTCCTAAAAGTGTATCTTTGATCATATATCCAGTCTCACAGCTTGTAAACTCATGACCGACGCTGGTTTCCTCTCAGCAGATACACTTTATTCCTCACAGCATCAGATTATCACTGGCGAAACGCCGTTTgtatccagggtcagaaagtgtCAGAGTCGCTTTCTTCCGCGTGTCGGTTTATTTTCCATTGATCCGGTCCTTAAATAAACAggggaaagaaaaacaaagaagaTGCAGCTTCTGCTACGCTGCGAACCAGACAGACTGAGCGCGTCTAAGTAATTCAACGGACCGCCAGACGCCAAATTGAAGTTTCCCTCCCCTTCATTCTGATGCGCGTTTGGAAGCTGTTGTTTGACTTGAGAGCCCCCTGCAGGCCGTATGAGGAACTGCAGCGCTATTTGTCTGCAGTCATTCCCAGAGGTGGCctacgttttttgtttttttttaatgcctgaccatatataattatttatttttatgcagtttTTCAATTTGTAAGGCATTATCAGTCACCCAAATAATCTAATATTAAAGTACACGCAGGCAGAATTTTTGTCAGTTTCAGATGCAATTTATACACTGATTTTATTACTTTAACATGCAGaatctaaaaacattaaatttttaCTTCGATAAATAACACTAAGTGTTATGGCAACAATTTTGTGTAGAGAATTAACATAATTGGATAACTGGAAGTACATAATTTGTTAAATCAATGATTTATCGATATTTAATATTAGCTTTTATTACATTCTGACGTCGGTTTGTTTTAATTTGGcatctataaaataaataatatatatatatatatatacatacacacacacacacacacacacaggtgcatctcaaattagaatgtcgtggaaaagttaatttcagtaattcaactcaaattgtggaactcgtgtattaaataaattcaatgcacacagactgaagtagtttaagtctttggttcttttaattgtgatgattttggctcacatttaacaaaaacccatcaattcactatctcaacaaattagaatacttcataagaccaataaaaaaattaaaaaaaaaaacatttttagtgaattgttggccttctggaaagtatgctcatttactgtatatgtactcaatacttggtaggggctccttttgcttgaattactgcctcaattcggcgtggcatggaggtgatcagtttgtggcgctgctgaggtggtatggaagcccaggtttctttgacagtggccttcagctcatctgcattttttggtctctcgTTTCTCAGTTTCCTCTTGACGatactccatagattctctctggggttcaggtctggtgagtttgctggcaagtcaagcacaccaacaccatggtcatttaaccaacttttggtgcttttggcagtgtgtgcaggtgccaaatcctgctggaaaatgaaatcagcatcttcaaaaagctggtcagcagaaggaaacaTTAAGTGCtcaaatttcttggtaaacgggtgcagtgactttggttttcaaaaaacacaatggaccaacaccagcagatgacattgcaccccaaatcatcacagactgtggaaacttaacactggacttcaagcaacttgggctgtgagcttctccacccttcatccagactctaggaccttggtttccaaatcaaatacaaaacttgctctcatctgaaaagaggactttggaccactgggcaacagtccagttattctccttagcccaggtaagacgcctctgacgttgtctgtggttcaggagtagcttaacaagaggaatacaactgtagccaaattcctcgacacgtctgtgtgtggtggctcttgatgccttgaccccagcctcagtccattccttgtgaagttcacccaaattcttgaattgattttgcttgacaatcctcataaagctgcggttctctcggttggttgtgcatctttttcttccacactttttccttccactcaactttctgttaacatgcttggatacagcactctgtgaacagccagcttctttggcaatgaatgtttgtggcttaccctccttgtgaagggtgtcaatgattgtcttctggacaactgtcagatcagcagtcttccccatgattgtgtagcctagtgaaccaaactgagagaccattttgaaagCTCAGGAAAGcgttgcaggtgttttgagttgattagctgattggcatgtcaccatattctaatttgttgagattttgttaaatgtgagccaaaatcatcacaattaaaagaaccaaagacttaaactacttcagtctgtgtgcactgaatttatttaatacacaagttccACAATtcgagttgaattactgaaataaatgaacttttccacgacattctaatttattgagattcACCTGTATAATCAAAGCAAACAGGTGACACATGTAATAGTTCTGGTTTCTATTTAGATTATAGCCTATattcatttctatttatttcaAAAGGTAAAATAAGAACTAGAATCATTgcatacatattatataatgattatttaatgaaatgataaaaataatcaaattgtTTAATCAGTGATTTATCACTATAAAACGTGTACAAAACACCTGTTCATTTTGATTAGGCAAccgaaatatataaatatgtgtatttaagaaatatatgcaTATGCTTCTGGCTTCTGTTCAGATTATACATTCATTGTCtattacacttaaatcatttatttcttcAAAATTGAGAGTTCAAGTTGTAAAACTGTGACATCTAGTGGCCCAAGTATGCAAAATGAGGTGTGGAATCAAAACGGCTGTAAAGAAATCTTtctgttacatttattttccattgCACAGTTATGTCTATAAACATGTTTCCTAAACTGTTGGGTGGCAGCAGATTAAGACAAACATTCATGTGAAAGTTTGAATAATAAAACTGTACAATAAATTGGCTATGATGAGAAAACCTGTAACCCCACGGGGAATCTTCCCCAAAACCGACCCTTTTCAGgagagtttttctttttctttttctggagTACAGCGACGATGTTCAGGGAAACTCAAATAACAATGCTGAGAGTATactatcaggaaaaaaaaatctcgcCTTCATAATCATCAATAATAGAGAGTAAATACTCGTGATTTGTTCCTTTACAAACATCTCACTAGCAGGACTAAAGAAAAAGAGccaaaatataatgtagaagGATGTTTCAAGTTTGTAAACACGATATCATGCTGCCTTTTGTGCAAGAGAAATCAGAGGACAAACAGTACACAGAGATGGCCAGTGATTTCAGAGATTCTTCAGGTCGTCTTTCAGTCTTCCACAGACAACCAAGCAGATGGCTCACCAGAAAAGATTTCATGTTCGATTCAGCGAGAATATATACACAACCAGTTCATCTTAAAATGCATCCTTTCCTTtcaaacaatataataaaagtattcatttgtaaattaaaagtaaattatatatttctatatatatatatatatttcaaatgtcatTCAAATATCATTAAACTGGCAATGAGGACAAATCTGAGAGTGTGAGCCACATTTACACATAGCATCCGTCTAATTTTGGTCCTTCTTAAAGAAACAAAATGTCCAAAATAAAGACCAATGCcaactacaaaaatattaataataaaatgactttgATGTCATTACGATATAAAACATATAGTGCAAAACCACACAACTgctcatagaaaaaaaaaaaaaaaagtatatatatatatatatatatatgtatgaagCAGAGAAGCTGGATTagattttcaacattgaaaattgCAATTTTGGTAGATATTTACACAAACACCATGGCAACAGGAGTAGTTTgctatctgtctatccatctatctatacaTGTAGAGATGCCATGACACtgatgttttaaattataaggAACATCCTCTCCTCTCTGTTAGATCTACTTTCACAGCAAAGCAACTCTTTGGAGTCTAGTCAGATCACGGCCACCATCTTCAGTAACTTTGACAGCATCAGCACTCTCAAGTTTGTCTTCAGaaatattcatattcacaacATTTGGCAGCAATgtgacaaacaaaaaaacaaaacaaacggaAAAGCTTTcatggaatagttcacccaaaaaccaAAATTTGCTGACTCATCCTCAAGTCCATCCAAGAtggagtttgtttgttcataacagatttggagaaatgtagcattccatcacttgctcaccaatggatcctctgcagtgaatgggtgccgtcagaatgagagtccaaacagctgataaaaacatcacaataatccacaagtaatccacacccctccagtccatcagttaacaacATCTGAAGCAAAAAAACTATgcatttgtaagaaacaaatccatcctTTTGAGTCCATAATTTTGCTTTCACCAATGAAAAAGTTGTCTTGCCTTAATCCGgagaaaaatatgcacaaatcaGGTGccatttacaagtgaaaacggTTCagaacagctctaaacaaatatatgggTGGAATTTAATGTCAGAACAActggggatggactttttcagtggaagaagcattattatggattatggatatATTTTTTGCGAGAGGCAATGGTTTATAGTTAAAACGCTTTAAAGAttcatttgtttcttaaaaacacacagctttttgcttcataaAACATTAATGGGTGGACTGGactcttgtggattattgtaatgttttattgagctgtttggactctcattctgacggcacccattcactttagcaagtgacgtaatgctatatttctccaaatctgttcccatgaagaaacaaactcatctgcatcttgAATGGTCTGAGGATGAGTACGTTTTCagcaaatcttcatttttgagAGAACTAACTCTTTCTTACGCCTGATTGGAAAACAACAAGCGTCAACAGATTCGACAGATTCTCCtaattttaaacacaaataGCAGCAATTTCTTGCACCTCATAAATAAGAAAACACACTTAAAGAAAACATCCCAACATATGCTTTCAAATATATGGTATCTTTAGTTTATATAAACGTGAGCATACACATATTCTTGCATACATGTATGTTCACGAACACACGTATACGCACAGAAGTCGAGGTTAGCATATATTCATGGGTCGCAAAGCAAAGGCAGAAGGTAACCCCCATCCGTGGGCTGCTGATCGAGAGTATGGAGTTGCATTGAACATTTAGTGGTCACCTCCACTGCAGCAACAAACACAGAGATAGATATATTCACCTCTCTGTGAGGATGACAAACTCATGCATTAGTCCATCCGAAAAGGCTTCTTAGAAAATACACAGAGAAATCCATTCGTCATGTACTTCAGAGGAGGAAGTCACCAGGTACTGTACTGCGTCTCGCATAAGCCTCGAGATTTCCTCGTCCAGGAGCAGTTGCATCATGGGaaatgaggaggaggaggaggaggaggaggaggaaccTGTTTTGCATATGAAGAATCAGTACTCTCGGCACATTCCACCGGTGTCCCTCGTGTCCGGAGAGCAGACGGGTTTCTGACATGTCATTCATCACAAGGCACATAATCAAGATCATGCCTCACACTTCCCAGCTCTCACTAAAAATATCCTGCTCCTGTAGATCAAAAATAATTCACGTGCTCCAGATCTCTGTTTGTATATAACCAGCATATATTCATACTGGTGAAACCTTTTAAAAGCACGTCTGGGTCATATTTCGCCCCCAAAAATCAGAGAAATCAGAAATTACAGTTTACAGAAAATCAAACCAATTTTTTGCACTGTGAATAATTAGGCacatttttattctgtaatgaaagaaaatgaataaataaatttaccaaaatgttaaaaaacatttaaattgataaatatttatatatcatagtGGTAGCCTTTAATTTACGCGGatttaaattgtattacagTGTTTTTGTCTAAGCATGAAGCAAAAATGAATCTTACAAAAACTTATTTGTCTTcatgctaaatattttttcttttgattttggtgtAATATGAGCCAGACACATTTTTAGACAGTCACGCTAATTAGATCTttatatatacttaaaatgaacATCTTTCTCCAGTGTCAACACAGCGTATAGTGTACATCAAAGTCAGAGCTCTTCCCTAAAAGCTCTTTTGAGACCTGATCAGTGTAAACCAATACGTCCTTTAGACGAAAGAACAACAAAATGATACATGATCAGATCAGCTTTGCTGCCCAGGCTCGTCTGCAATTTCATATGGCAAAATAATCACATGATATGTGGTAAATACAGCAACTTCCAGCCCTTTAGAGGTGAAATTAAATGGTACTTCATCACACCTTATGTAAGACAAGCCGACCTTTTCCATAGCTAACATGATTACtgggtgaatctcatgaaatcTAGTTATGCTTCAACCTAAAATCAAACTTATGTAATATTTTGCTTAAAGAACATGCCTGCCTCCTAAAAACAggttttctttatgcaaaatattgattttggggtgaaatattaGCTAGATGAGATTCATCCCAATtccaaaaatgagaaaaagcaCTAATTTCCTAAATTAAATCACTAGACATGCATCCTATTCTTGCTCTAGTGACAGATTATCAGAAGCATTAAGCTTGGCAATGCTGCAGACGTTAGACCTTCTTTTGTCAGCTCTATGTCCCTCTGACCCATTTCATTCATCTTAAATCTTTCATATCCCAAAAAGGTCCTTTCCGTAGTTTCTTTGCAGACAGAATGGCAGTGAAAATGACAGCGTGGCGGATGAAGGTATAAGACAGGGGCAGCACCGGTGATGGGCCTCCTCTCCCAAGACAAGATCAGGAGAGGAAACTCAACTGCCACCGAGAAGGGAAGGAAATCCCGTCGTGATGCGTTTCGCCTGTCCCGTTCCTTCCCCTCCTGTCTCCTCTGTCTTTCCGCAGCTCCTCAGCTCGAGGTAATGCCGCGTGACGTTGTGCTGAGCGCGAGTGGCAGTCTCTGGAcatcacagagagagaaagatacaGGAAGAGAAGGAAGAAACGGAGGAGAGATGATGGATCTGCTGTCTTCATAGGAAGGTCCGCTGACTCCCTGCAGGGACCTCAGAGCTGGTACCATTTCTTGTCCTTGTATTTCAGCATCATCTGGTGGAGAAAGGCAGATGGTTTACTCTCTATGAAACAAATTAGCCAACACAAATATCATTGTTTGTCAAAGACTACAGCTGCATCTCAAAATCTAgagagctgcctacctagacagcatttctGGACATCAATaccaataaaaatgacagtttcTCAAAAAAGGAATTTGCAAGACTCTTCTGATTTTTGTGGCCAAAAATGCAATATCTGTGGAATTTTCCACTGCTTCTGCAGTGaaaatccacaaaaaaaaaaaaaaatcgatgtAAATAGTATAAATCAGTAAAAGAATATAATTACCTGTAAATAATGCACAGTCACTGAATCAGTGTGTAATCAGTGAAAGATTATAtactatacattttaaatgttataaagtACTTCATGTTTTAACAATGATATCATTGTCTATTGTTTTTTCCAGCATACAATAGATTACAATTCAATAGAGTGATTTTGTggattttcagaaaacaagacttaatatctcaaGTCATTATGGATCTCAAGTAAATATATCTTTAAGAATGTTGATACCTGAACCTGAGTAAGAAAATCACTGTTTGCAGGGAATGATTGCATTATTTCTGTGATTGCACAATCTTGGAGGGACTGAAATGTGCTCACTAAGTTTTGAAACGCAGCCTCtgtatcattttaaaaagcagcAGTAATGGTGAATAGCAAGTGATCGTCTCACATCATGCGCGTGTTTAGAGAAGGAGTCAGCGCTGGACATCATGGCTGCTGTCCTCTCCTCCAGCTCGCCTAGTTTCTGTCCTCTCTCGTCCAGAGCTATCCTCGCCCGTGCCAACTCTCCCACCACACCGGAAGCGGCCCCCTTCATGCCCTCCATACCACCTGGACCTGGGATGTGCTGCGCCAGGCTGCGTGAAGCCTTACCAGCAGACACCTCTCCGACTGCAGGCGAGAACAAACAGGAGGGATATGATTCAGTGCCAGCATACTTTTTTCAAGAAAGTacaaattctaaaataacacttgGAAGAGAAACTTAGTATCATCCCTCGTCATAGCAGAAGTTTAAAGCTCGTCTACCTTTTATCTGTGATAACCACTGAGGTgagtgtgttcatttcttttgcaTCTCATATTTTGCCTGGCTGTTTTCACTTTTTGATGAGAAAGGAGTAGTCTATATTGTGCATTCATAACCATACTTGTACTGGccaaaatttgtattttttcttcttttttaagtAACAGTGCTGAAAGCAGATATTAATTCATGCAAATTACATGAgaacaaaaatctgaattaaCACTAACGAGAATTTGGAGTgaaataatttttgtgtgaacatttaaaaaaatatttttttttatacaaaattaGAGATTTCACAAAAGATCTTAATTTTAGGGATGAAATATGACCAATTTTCAATCTTTGTGACAttcattacatttgtttttctctataccatacttaaaaataaaggttctttatttctttctggGAGAGGTCAAAGGTTCTTTaggaacctttccattccacaaaatgttctttatatttcggaaaaaaggttctttagattatttaactgttcttctccactcttttaagtgtactgtacattaaaatgttttgatatttaacatttgaagtttgattaaaaacagtatAGTTATCAGACAAAAAGAATGATAAACAATCAGACAGAATTTTAGATCACTTCTATTTAAGACAAACAGATTTTTATGTTTGAGTGCCACATTAACGCTTACATAGATCCTCTCTGTCTAAGGACTGAGCCCCGCCTCCAAATAAGCCCTTGAAGAAGCCTCGGTTTGGAGCCTCTGGTGTCTCCACTGGAGTAAACAGCTCTCCAAGCATCTCCTGCAAAAATGAGCACCTCAAAATAAATGCCAAAATGGCAAATTTTGCCAAAAAGTTTACAGGTATGATAAAACGATGTACACAGTCTGACCTGCAGGTTATCACAGGTTTCCTGGCTATAGGTGATTCTTTGGATCTCAGTGGGCGATGTGAGGTACAGGGCTTGGCCTTGGTTTGAGAAACAGAAGGTTCTGGCTATCCTCATGTCTGTCAGGGGAAGGTAGTTCACATCTAGCAGTGGCCGCAGGCTGggcaaactaaaataaacagaTGGTTTACAGACTTATGagtcaaaaaacaaaatgttcaaTGGCTTTGAATATCAGGTTAACCATGTTACCTGAGGGTCATGATATGGCCATTGGCACAGAAGCAGGCGATGCCGACCCCTGCAGTCATCGTCACCACATCTGCTCTAAGTACGAAGGAGGTCTCTGTAATGTTGTGTTCATAGACACAGTTTTGGGAGGGCATCGCCACCACCTTAGCCTGTTTCTCTGAGCAGACCACAATGTACTGACAGTCCGGGTTCTCCTGAGATGGAGGCGGCGAGGTGGGCCGGCGTCTCCGTGGCCgttctctctcctcctcagggGCGTTGGGCTCATACCAGGACTCGTATACGTGGGGCAGAAGGGTCCCGCTGGCATTCAGCTGAGCCATGCGCAAAATACCTCCCTTCAAGCGCACTACTGGACCTGTGATGACAAGAAGTCaagttaaatgtttttgtataattAATACCTTCATGCCTTATGGTTGCAATTATCGGATTAGAGCTGAGTGACAATATAGTTACATTCTGCTATGATACAAGCAATTaagcagttgagatttgctatatAGTGTAATCACCCTACGCaagtgtactgtatgtatgcagATAAAGTAGGACATTCTTATATATCCAACATTATTTAAAGAGCTAGGCAATTATATAGTTACATTTTACGATCATTTAAACAATCACATACACAAGATTTGCTATATAGTATACTGCGCATACTGTTTCCaatatatgcaaataaagtTGGATATTCTTATATATCCAACTTTATAAAAAGAGAAGGGTGATAGTAGTATTTTGTGAGATATGCTATATAGTATACGGTATATTGTTTTACATGAATATACATACTAGATGTGTGCAGGTGTGAAACCAACAGGTGTGCCTTTTTCCATCAACTGCTGTTTCTATCCAACgttacaaatttaatttaaagctgCGAATGTAACTTGTGCGAAAATTGGAATATTGTATAAAACATTTACgaataaagcaccgtttccatcccgTGTgttcaagacaaaaaaatagtcACTTCATGGGAAAGCAATTAATTTCAGCAGGATTGCGATTGAGAGTTCCACACAAGGGTGAAAAAAAGTTCTTCACACATATTTTGCTCACTTTCAATTTGATCATGCAATTTTTGACTTAAGTTTGGTTTGTGCGAGCTGTGCTTCATAATCGGTACACTattgacaataaaaaaattcactttTTAGCCTCAATTATCCAAGTTATCTAATCACATGATCTATTGTATAAGTTTTTCATTGCACATCTAGGAATTTATTCGCTGAATGTGTTTCCATCATAGTTTGTGCACATCTCCGTATCAGGGAAAAAATGATCTGCCTCAATCTGcctaaaatcttaaaaaaaaaatctttttaagattttatgtGTCTTGGCAtttctatatagtgtttttttatgcaatatcccaaaatttgtgtcaaaatatgtggatggaaacatagctaataATAAGCACATCTTACCACAGAAAGAGACGCCCATGGACTGTTGCATCCTCTGCTCTGGTGTGGAGGGCACAGTGAGGGCGATGGCCAGCATGCTGCCCAATGAGGTGCCAACCCACAGGCTGGGCACTGCCACAGTCTCGCTCTTCTTGGACAGGGAGTCACAAAAGTAGAAGGAGGAAATGACCTCGCGTGACTCTCTGTCAATACTGGTCACACTGGAGCTGCGTGAGCGGCTGAACGAGTTGTCCCTGGCGTCTGAGGACACATTGACCCATCAGGGACAAAAAGACAACAATAAGAGGACAATTAGcatgacttttaaaatcaaGTCTGAACCACCTTAGGACACCTGAAATCAAAGGACAAAAACAGTCAAGCCATTAAGCAGTTAATATATGTGTGATACATTCTTAGTAAATACGTAGTATTAATATAAACTTTAGGTTTCATTGTAGCGTGTAATGTGCAAGACATACAGGAACTGCACACAAACCATTGCCATGAAATCACCAGAACAATTCCATTCAGTATGAACAAAACTCGCAATCACCAATTACAGAACATTGTTatggtgttttattttcactCTCAGAGACCCAGATGCATTTAGATATCTTTCTGGCAAGCCTATAATTTTAGTGTAAATACACATTCTAAAAGCAATGCAAAGATGAGTCTCAccaaaactgacaaaaacatgTCCGGATCATGCTTctccccaaaatcaaaagaaaaaaaattaactttaaaataaaataataagctTTTTTGTTTGACATTTACCTATAAAATGTCTGAAATTTGttagtaaacttaaaaaaaaaaagtcaatatcaacaaaatcaaaactAGAGAACTTAACACAGGTTATTGCTGGTTTGATATGTTTCATGTGTGTATTTTGGatgatgaatgattttttttttgttttgtgtaatGATTCTGTATTCCACTAATAATATTAAATCTTTAATCAGTTTAAAATcagacactgaaaaaaaaaggtgaGGGAATGTTTCTGTTTCACCAAAACCAAACTTGGATGGCATCATTCAAGACAACAGGCAATTTCCACACGGCAGGCTCCAGTGAGAGTTAGTATGAACCAGACCAGGTCAGGTCAGCCTAAAATAGGGCCACTCACTGGGGTCACAGAATGAGGTCTCACGGAAAGACGCTGCACGTTTCTTCTTCATTTCCTTCACTGAACTCTGTTGTTTCTTACCAGGGAGAGAGCAGTGACGCCGTAACCTCCTTTCTATACGCAGAACAGCGTACATTATAACTAGC includes these proteins:
- the LOC131522990 gene encoding LOW QUALITY PROTEIN: sterile alpha motif domain-containing protein 5-like (The sequence of the model RefSeq protein was modified relative to this genomic sequence to represent the inferred CDS: deleted 2 bases in 1 codon; substituted 1 base at 1 genomic stop codon), translating into MSSDLGRMSNGPTIVYEWLKTLQLCQYVESFVDNGYDDLEVCKQIGDPDLDAIGVFTPHHREKVLRAVERLRDEDKKTAPGLYFTLEPLPHGTCPQISDCKQKCTKSGQFYLGQAQDRTLQXHQSSREPQEPVVYPKLKLKIMIRDKLVKDGIDLSKMPYSYKVPIRVSGCFAVFLCPALAVALGWFEVRPKNLLLYTDCDVLSL